CGCCGGGCATCGTTTATTTTATCGTTTTCAAGTTTCTGCCGATGTGGGGGCTTGCGCTCGCGTTTCAGGAATACAACCCGTATGCGGGCATTTTCGGAAGCGATTGGGTCGGGCTTAAGCACTTTCGCGAGCTGTTCACCGACCACAATTTTTATCTGATGCTGCGCAACACCTTTGCAATTAACATCATCGGCCTGGTCTTTATGTTCCCGGTTCCGATCGTGCTGTCGCTCATGCTGAACGAAATCCGGCACGAGGTGTTTAAACGGTTTAACCAGTCGGTCGTGTACCTGCCGCATTTTCTGTCCTGGGTCGTCGTGGCCAGCCTGACGTTCTTCATTCTGTCGACAGACGTCGGCATCGTGAATAAGATCATCGCCGGAACGGGGCATGAGCCGATCGCGTTCCTTTCCAATCCGAATTACTTCTGGGGGCTCATCACGCTGCAAACGATGTGGAAGGAGGCAGGCTGGGGCACGATCATTTTCCTCGCGGCGATGGCGGGCATCGACCCGACGCGCTACGAGGCGGCGGTTGTGGACGGTGCCAGCCGCTGGCGGCAAATTTGGCATATTACGCTGCCGGCGATCCGCCCGACGATTCTTATTCTGCTCATTCTGCGGCTCGGCCAGATGGCGGACGTCGGCTTCGAGCAGGTTCTGCTCATGCTCAATCCGCTCGTCACGTCGGTCGGCCAAGTGTTCGATACGTATGCGTATACGATCGGCATCCTGCAGGGCGAGATCAGCACAGGCGTAACGGTCGGCATGTTTAAAGGCGTCGTCGGCCTCGTGCTGGTGCTGGCTTCCAACTATGCGGTGAAGAAAATGGGCCACGAGGGCATTTACTAGTAGAGGGAGGGAGGCCGCTGTGAGCTTTGTCGCCACCAAAAAATTAACGGCATTCGATTACGTCAATTACACGATTTTGACGGTCATCTCGCTCGTTTGCATTTTCCCGTTCATTTACGTGTTCAGCGTTTCGTTCACCGACCCGAAAGTGTATGTCCCGCTGAAGTTTTATTTGTTTCCGGATCAGTGGTCGCTGAGCGCGTACCGGTATATTTTATCGACGAACAGCTTTCTGAACGCGCTGAAGAGCACGGTGTTCATTACCGTCATCGGGACCGCGCTCAATCTGGCCGTCTCGTTCACCTTCGCGTACGTGCTGACCAAGAAAGAGGTGCCCGGCCGGTCGATTTTGATGGGGGCGGTCATCTTCACCCTCGTGTTTAACGCCGGCATTTTGCCGAGCTATCTGCTGGTGAAGGAGATGCACCTGCTCAATTCGTATTGGGCGCTGATATGGCCGACGCTGACGAGCGCATGGAGCCTGATCGTCATCAAAGGCTTCCTGGAATCGCTCCCCGCCGAGCTGGAGGATTCCGCCCGAATCGACGGCTGCTCGGACTTCGGCGTCTTCTTCCGGATGGTCATCCCGCTGTCGATGCCGGCAATCGCCGCGTTTACGCTTTTTTTCGCCGTCAGCCATTGGAACACGTACTTCAACGCGCTCATTTATTTGTCCGATTCGCGCAAATGGACGCTCCAGGTGCTGATCAAGTCGCTCGTCATCGACTCCGACTCCAACGGCGTCGGCCAGGCCGGAGCGGGCGGCGACGACCGCGTGCTGCCGCAGGAAACGATCCGCATGGCGGCCATCGTGCTGTCCATGGCGCCGATTCTCGTCGTGTACCCTTTTCTGCAGAAGCATTTCGCCAAAGGCGTCATGCTGGGATCGGTCAAAGGTTAGCGCTTCGTGCGCCGCGGAACATGCGGTAACAAGCAGCGAACCGCTTATTGAAAAAGCCTTCAAAATCGCGAGCCGGCTCGCAATTTTGAAGGCTTTCCGTTTCCGCTATGAACTCGCGTGTTCGCTTATTGCCATGGTCCCTGCTGCATCATCTGCTGCCCATGCGGCATCATTTGCTGTCCTTGAGGCATCATTTGCCCCTGTCCTTGCGGCATTGGCATCTCCGAATACGTCTTTTGGCAGAGCATGTGGGAAATACGGGGAATGGACACCATTTCCCCCGCTCTCAGCCGGTTCGGATCGGCGATATGCGGATTGGCTTCCTCCAGAATGGGATGGGGGATATTGTATTTGTGGCCGACCGAGGCTAAGGTTTCGCCGGGCTGAGCCTGGTGCTGGGCAAACAGCATATCGTCCGATTTTCCGTCCCGGAAGAAAGGGAAGAAAAACGGCGAAAAGAAGAAAAACGGGAACAAGAAACGACGGGGAAAAAAGGGATGGGGAAACGGGCGAAAGAACGGGCGTCCAAATCCGCCGCCAAAACCGCCGCCTGGAAAAAATCCGCGCTCCATTACACAACCTCCGTTTGAAAAATAGTCAAATGCCTCTATACAAAGTATTGCATTGCGGTCAAAGCGTGACGGTTCGGATGAACAAAAGTTGACGATTTTTTCGTGCTTGAATGGACAACCTTTCCGGTTTTACCGGATTTCATTGACCTCCGCCCGCTCCGGGAGTATAATTTTCTCCAATTCGGGTTTTTAGACAGCGTTTTCAATTAAGAGAGGAGTGAGCCTTCATGTATACCTTTGCCAATAAAATCGTCTGGGTGACCGGCAGCAGCACGGGCATCGGGAGGGCGGCGGCGATCGAATTCGCCCGGCATGGCGCCGACGTGATCGTGCACGGCAACCGGAGCGTGCAGCAGGCCGAGGAAGTCGCGGCGGAAATCCGGAAGCTCGGCCGGAACGCAATGCTCGTCATGGGAGACGTCGGCAGCGCTGCCGAAGTGAAGCGGATGGTCCGGGAAATCGGCACCCGCTTCGACCGGATCGATGTGCTGATGAACAATGCCGGAGCCCTGATCAAACGGGCGCGGCTGGCCGATCTGGAGGAAGAGCTGTGGGATGAGGTTATGAACGTGAACCTGAAGTCGGTTTACCTGGTGACGAAAGAGGCGCTGCCGCTGCTTCGGCAAGCCGGGAAAGGCCGCATCATCAACGTCACGTCCGTCGCCGCGCGCAACGGCGGCGGCTTCGGTTCGCTGGCCTACGCCGCATCCAAAGGCGGCGTCAGCACGCTGACCCGGGGGATGGCGAAAGATTTGGTCGAATACGGCATCACGGTCAACGGGATCGCGCCCGGCGTGATCGCGACGCCTTTCCACGACCGGTACTCCCCGCCGGAAATCCGCAGCAAGGCGCTCACGACGATTCCGATGGGACGCGAAGGCACGCCGGAGGAGTCGGTTGGCGCCGCGCTGTTCCTCGCCTCCGATTACGCCAGCTATTTGACGGGCGAAATCATCGAAGTGAACGGCGGCCAGCTGATGGATTAGGCTTGTCTGCCGCCGTTTTGTCCAGGCCCGCATCGCAACCCGAGCGGGCTTATTTCGTATGCGGTCCGGATGCCGGACGAACGCGGCGTACTTCCGCCTGAAGCATCCAAAGCGCCATTTGCAGGGGGACGGCTTCCTGGAACAATTGGGGATCGTACCCGGTTTCGCGTTTGATTTTTCGTAACCGGTAAATGAGCGTGTTGCGGTGAATATACAGCGCTTTAGCGGCTTCCGTAATGTTCTGGTTGCTGTCGAAGAACGCCTGCAGCGATTCGGCGAATTTATGGACGCTTTCCGGAAAAACCCGGCCTGCGAATCGTTCCCTTGCATGGGCGCTCATCTGGTAAATCAGTGCTTTCGATTCGATGTCGGAGTACGTGTTGATTACCCGGTCGGGTTCGCCGATCAGCAGGGCAAGCTCCGCTTCCCGGTATGCACCGGTAACTTTATTCCGATCGTACACCGGCTCGGTCAGGCCGATTCGGAACGGGAAACCCCACCGCTGAAACGTTTCCCGGAGCAATCGCAGCTTCAGCTCCCGCTTCGCGCCGTCCAAGCCGGAAAACAGGATAAACAAGCGGTTGACGCTGATAAATCCGGCAATCGTTTGACCGATGGTGTCCTCGATTTGCCGCATCAGCGTTTGACTTTGAAAGGTCCGATCCTGAATGTCAACGAGACAAACGTCGA
This genomic window from Paenibacillus humicola contains:
- a CDS encoding ABC transporter permease, yielding MQATAGTAENVQTGTRGGLWRRIVRYKALYALAAPGIVYFIVFKFLPMWGLALAFQEYNPYAGIFGSDWVGLKHFRELFTDHNFYLMLRNTFAINIIGLVFMFPVPIVLSLMLNEIRHEVFKRFNQSVVYLPHFLSWVVVASLTFFILSTDVGIVNKIIAGTGHEPIAFLSNPNYFWGLITLQTMWKEAGWGTIIFLAAMAGIDPTRYEAAVVDGASRWRQIWHITLPAIRPTILILLILRLGQMADVGFEQVLLMLNPLVTSVGQVFDTYAYTIGILQGEISTGVTVGMFKGVVGLVLVLASNYAVKKMGHEGIY
- a CDS encoding carbohydrate ABC transporter permease, whose amino-acid sequence is MSFVATKKLTAFDYVNYTILTVISLVCIFPFIYVFSVSFTDPKVYVPLKFYLFPDQWSLSAYRYILSTNSFLNALKSTVFITVIGTALNLAVSFTFAYVLTKKEVPGRSILMGAVIFTLVFNAGILPSYLLVKEMHLLNSYWALIWPTLTSAWSLIVIKGFLESLPAELEDSARIDGCSDFGVFFRMVIPLSMPAIAAFTLFFAVSHWNTYFNALIYLSDSRKWTLQVLIKSLVIDSDSNGVGQAGAGGDDRVLPQETIRMAAIVLSMAPILVVYPFLQKHFAKGVMLGSVKG
- a CDS encoding LysM peptidoglycan-binding domain-containing protein, which produces MERGFFPGGGFGGGFGRPFFRPFPHPFFPRRFLFPFFFFSPFFFPFFRDGKSDDMLFAQHQAQPGETLASVGHKYNIPHPILEEANPHIADPNRLRAGEMVSIPRISHMLCQKTYSEMPMPQGQGQMMPQGQQMMPHGQQMMQQGPWQ
- a CDS encoding SDR family NAD(P)-dependent oxidoreductase — protein: MYTFANKIVWVTGSSTGIGRAAAIEFARHGADVIVHGNRSVQQAEEVAAEIRKLGRNAMLVMGDVGSAAEVKRMVREIGTRFDRIDVLMNNAGALIKRARLADLEEELWDEVMNVNLKSVYLVTKEALPLLRQAGKGRIINVTSVAARNGGGFGSLAYAASKGGVSTLTRGMAKDLVEYGITVNGIAPGVIATPFHDRYSPPEIRSKALTTIPMGREGTPEESVGAALFLASDYASYLTGEIIEVNGGQLMD
- a CDS encoding CdaR family transcriptional regulator, producing MLSREIADMIVKETMHRLNRNINIMDESGIIIASGDAARLDQVHEGALEVLRLGKPLMIDEANQRRWKGAQTGINLPIELQGQIVGVIGITGEPQEVREFGGLVKMTTELMLRQTLFMQQSEWKRQTMETIIEELIRGEPNNQLIDERLDMLNVRLRPPFDVCLVDIQDRTFQSQTLMRQIEDTIGQTIAGFISVNRLFILFSGLDGAKRELKLRLLRETFQRWGFPFRIGLTEPVYDRNKVTGAYREAELALLIGEPDRVINTYSDIESKALIYQMSAHARERFAGRVFPESVHKFAESLQAFFDSNQNITEAAKALYIHRNTLIYRLRKIKRETGYDPQLFQEAVPLQMALWMLQAEVRRVRPASGPHTK